A stretch of the Erinaceus europaeus chromosome 1, mEriEur2.1, whole genome shotgun sequence genome encodes the following:
- the GUCD1 gene encoding protein GUCD1 isoform X1, with protein MLGPRGRYLQKQRPSGGQAGSGAGVSKLSASGAGCIAGRGLGAWAAGSGAGRQHLASQLSLWSPALAGDFVQLPVPIIQQLYHWDCGLACSRMVLRYLGQLDDCEFESALQELRLTRSIWTIDLAYLMRHFGVRHRFCTQTLGVDKGYKNQSFYRKHFDTEETRVNQLFAQAKACKVLVEKCTVSIQDIQAHLAQGHVAIVLVNSGVLHCDLCSSPVKYCCFAPSGHRCFCRSPDYQGHFIVLRGYNRTAGCIFYNNPAYSDPGMCSTSVSNFEEARTSYGTDEDILFVYLDS; from the exons ATGCTTGGACCCAGGGGCCGGTACCTGCAGAAGCAGCGACCCTCCGGCGGGCAAGCGGGGAGCGGGGCTGGGGTTTCCAAGCTCTCCGCGTCAGGGGCCGGCTGCATAGCGGGGCGGGGACTCGGGGCCTGGGCTGCCGGGTCAGGGGCTGGGAGGCAGCACCTCGCCTCTCAGTTGAGTCTCTGGAGCCCGGCTCTGGCAG GGGACTTTGTGCAGCTGCCTGTACCCATCATCCAACAGCTCTACCACTGGGACTGTGGCCTGGCCTGCTCCAGGATGGTACTGCG CTACCTAGGCCAGCTGGACGACTGTGAGTTTGAAAGTGCCCTTCAGGAGCTGCGGCTGACCAGGAGCATCTGGACCATTGACCTGGCCTACTTGATGCGCCACTTTGGCGTCAGGCATCGCTTTTGCACCCAGACCCTAGGTGTTGACAAGGGCTACAAAAACCAG TCCTTCTACAGGAAACACTTTGATACAGAGGAGACCCGGGTCAACCAGCTGTTTGCACAAGCCAAGGCCTGCAAGGTGCTGGTGGAGAAATG TACCGTGAGCATACAGGACATCCAGGCACATCTGGCCCAGGGCCACGTGGCCATCGTTCTGGTGAACTCGGGGGTGCTGCACTGTGACCTCTGCTCCAGCCCAGTCAAGTACTGCTGCTTCGCGCCCAGTGGCCACCGCTGCTTCTGCCGCAGCCCTGACTACCAGGGCCACTTCATCGTGCTTCGAGGCTACAACCGCACGGCCGGCTGCATCTTCTACAACAACCCAGCCTATTCCGACC CAGGAATGTGCAGCACCAGCGTCAGCAACTTTGAGGAGGCCAGAACCAGCTACGGGACAGATGAAGACATCCTCTTTGTCTACTTGGACAGCTGA
- the GUCD1 gene encoding protein GUCD1 isoform X2 → MLGPRGRYLQKQRPSGGQAGSGAGVSKLSASGAGCIAGRGLGAWAAGSGAGRQHLASQLSLWSPALAGDFVQLPVPIIQQLYHWDCGLACSRMVLRYLGQLDDCEFESALQELRLTRSIWTIDLAYLMRHFGVRHRFCTQTLGVDKGYKNQSFYRKHFDTEETRVNQLFAQAKACKVLVEKCTVSIQDIQAHLAQGHVAIVLVNSGVLHCDLCSSPVKYCCFAPSGHRCFCRSPDYQGHFIVLRGYNRTAGCIFYNNPAYSDRMCSTSVSNFEEARTSYGTDEDILFVYLDS, encoded by the exons ATGCTTGGACCCAGGGGCCGGTACCTGCAGAAGCAGCGACCCTCCGGCGGGCAAGCGGGGAGCGGGGCTGGGGTTTCCAAGCTCTCCGCGTCAGGGGCCGGCTGCATAGCGGGGCGGGGACTCGGGGCCTGGGCTGCCGGGTCAGGGGCTGGGAGGCAGCACCTCGCCTCTCAGTTGAGTCTCTGGAGCCCGGCTCTGGCAG GGGACTTTGTGCAGCTGCCTGTACCCATCATCCAACAGCTCTACCACTGGGACTGTGGCCTGGCCTGCTCCAGGATGGTACTGCG CTACCTAGGCCAGCTGGACGACTGTGAGTTTGAAAGTGCCCTTCAGGAGCTGCGGCTGACCAGGAGCATCTGGACCATTGACCTGGCCTACTTGATGCGCCACTTTGGCGTCAGGCATCGCTTTTGCACCCAGACCCTAGGTGTTGACAAGGGCTACAAAAACCAG TCCTTCTACAGGAAACACTTTGATACAGAGGAGACCCGGGTCAACCAGCTGTTTGCACAAGCCAAGGCCTGCAAGGTGCTGGTGGAGAAATG TACCGTGAGCATACAGGACATCCAGGCACATCTGGCCCAGGGCCACGTGGCCATCGTTCTGGTGAACTCGGGGGTGCTGCACTGTGACCTCTGCTCCAGCCCAGTCAAGTACTGCTGCTTCGCGCCCAGTGGCCACCGCTGCTTCTGCCGCAGCCCTGACTACCAGGGCCACTTCATCGTGCTTCGAGGCTACAACCGCACGGCCGGCTGCATCTTCTACAACAACCCAGCCTATTCCGACC GAATGTGCAGCACCAGCGTCAGCAACTTTGAGGAGGCCAGAACCAGCTACGGGACAGATGAAGACATCCTCTTTGTCTACTTGGACAGCTGA
- the GUCD1 gene encoding protein GUCD1 isoform X4 produces the protein MRTEVEAAAPLEPGDFVQLPVPIIQQLYHWDCGLACSRMVLRYLGQLDDCEFESALQELRLTRSIWTIDLAYLMRHFGVRHRFCTQTLGVDKGYKNQSFYRKHFDTEETRVNQLFAQAKACKVLVEKCTVSIQDIQAHLAQGHVAIVLVNSGVLHCDLCSSPVKYCCFAPSGHRCFCRSPDYQGHFIVLRGYNRTAGCIFYNNPAYSDRMCSTSVSNFEEARTSYGTDEDILFVYLDS, from the exons ATGAGGACGGAGGTGGAGGCCGCGGCGCCGCTCGAGCCCG GGGACTTTGTGCAGCTGCCTGTACCCATCATCCAACAGCTCTACCACTGGGACTGTGGCCTGGCCTGCTCCAGGATGGTACTGCG CTACCTAGGCCAGCTGGACGACTGTGAGTTTGAAAGTGCCCTTCAGGAGCTGCGGCTGACCAGGAGCATCTGGACCATTGACCTGGCCTACTTGATGCGCCACTTTGGCGTCAGGCATCGCTTTTGCACCCAGACCCTAGGTGTTGACAAGGGCTACAAAAACCAG TCCTTCTACAGGAAACACTTTGATACAGAGGAGACCCGGGTCAACCAGCTGTTTGCACAAGCCAAGGCCTGCAAGGTGCTGGTGGAGAAATG TACCGTGAGCATACAGGACATCCAGGCACATCTGGCCCAGGGCCACGTGGCCATCGTTCTGGTGAACTCGGGGGTGCTGCACTGTGACCTCTGCTCCAGCCCAGTCAAGTACTGCTGCTTCGCGCCCAGTGGCCACCGCTGCTTCTGCCGCAGCCCTGACTACCAGGGCCACTTCATCGTGCTTCGAGGCTACAACCGCACGGCCGGCTGCATCTTCTACAACAACCCAGCCTATTCCGACC GAATGTGCAGCACCAGCGTCAGCAACTTTGAGGAGGCCAGAACCAGCTACGGGACAGATGAAGACATCCTCTTTGTCTACTTGGACAGCTGA
- the GUCD1 gene encoding protein GUCD1 isoform X3, producing the protein MRTEVEAAAPLEPGDFVQLPVPIIQQLYHWDCGLACSRMVLRYLGQLDDCEFESALQELRLTRSIWTIDLAYLMRHFGVRHRFCTQTLGVDKGYKNQSFYRKHFDTEETRVNQLFAQAKACKVLVEKCTVSIQDIQAHLAQGHVAIVLVNSGVLHCDLCSSPVKYCCFAPSGHRCFCRSPDYQGHFIVLRGYNRTAGCIFYNNPAYSDPGMCSTSVSNFEEARTSYGTDEDILFVYLDS; encoded by the exons ATGAGGACGGAGGTGGAGGCCGCGGCGCCGCTCGAGCCCG GGGACTTTGTGCAGCTGCCTGTACCCATCATCCAACAGCTCTACCACTGGGACTGTGGCCTGGCCTGCTCCAGGATGGTACTGCG CTACCTAGGCCAGCTGGACGACTGTGAGTTTGAAAGTGCCCTTCAGGAGCTGCGGCTGACCAGGAGCATCTGGACCATTGACCTGGCCTACTTGATGCGCCACTTTGGCGTCAGGCATCGCTTTTGCACCCAGACCCTAGGTGTTGACAAGGGCTACAAAAACCAG TCCTTCTACAGGAAACACTTTGATACAGAGGAGACCCGGGTCAACCAGCTGTTTGCACAAGCCAAGGCCTGCAAGGTGCTGGTGGAGAAATG TACCGTGAGCATACAGGACATCCAGGCACATCTGGCCCAGGGCCACGTGGCCATCGTTCTGGTGAACTCGGGGGTGCTGCACTGTGACCTCTGCTCCAGCCCAGTCAAGTACTGCTGCTTCGCGCCCAGTGGCCACCGCTGCTTCTGCCGCAGCCCTGACTACCAGGGCCACTTCATCGTGCTTCGAGGCTACAACCGCACGGCCGGCTGCATCTTCTACAACAACCCAGCCTATTCCGACC CAGGAATGTGCAGCACCAGCGTCAGCAACTTTGAGGAGGCCAGAACCAGCTACGGGACAGATGAAGACATCCTCTTTGTCTACTTGGACAGCTGA
- the GUCD1 gene encoding protein GUCD1 isoform X5: MVLRYLGQLDDCEFESALQELRLTRSIWTIDLAYLMRHFGVRHRFCTQTLGVDKGYKNQSFYRKHFDTEETRVNQLFAQAKACKVLVEKCTVSIQDIQAHLAQGHVAIVLVNSGVLHCDLCSSPVKYCCFAPSGHRCFCRSPDYQGHFIVLRGYNRTAGCIFYNNPAYSDPGMCSTSVSNFEEARTSYGTDEDILFVYLDS; encoded by the exons ATGGTACTGCG CTACCTAGGCCAGCTGGACGACTGTGAGTTTGAAAGTGCCCTTCAGGAGCTGCGGCTGACCAGGAGCATCTGGACCATTGACCTGGCCTACTTGATGCGCCACTTTGGCGTCAGGCATCGCTTTTGCACCCAGACCCTAGGTGTTGACAAGGGCTACAAAAACCAG TCCTTCTACAGGAAACACTTTGATACAGAGGAGACCCGGGTCAACCAGCTGTTTGCACAAGCCAAGGCCTGCAAGGTGCTGGTGGAGAAATG TACCGTGAGCATACAGGACATCCAGGCACATCTGGCCCAGGGCCACGTGGCCATCGTTCTGGTGAACTCGGGGGTGCTGCACTGTGACCTCTGCTCCAGCCCAGTCAAGTACTGCTGCTTCGCGCCCAGTGGCCACCGCTGCTTCTGCCGCAGCCCTGACTACCAGGGCCACTTCATCGTGCTTCGAGGCTACAACCGCACGGCCGGCTGCATCTTCTACAACAACCCAGCCTATTCCGACC CAGGAATGTGCAGCACCAGCGTCAGCAACTTTGAGGAGGCCAGAACCAGCTACGGGACAGATGAAGACATCCTCTTTGTCTACTTGGACAGCTGA
- the SNRPD3 gene encoding small nuclear ribonucleoprotein Sm D3, which translates to MSIGVPIKVLHEAEGHIVTCETNTGEVYRGKLIEAEDNMNCQMSNITVTYRDGRVAQLEQVYIRGSKIRFLILPDMLKNAPMLKSMKNKNQGSGAGRGKAAILKAQVAARGRGRGMGRGNIFQKRR; encoded by the exons ATGTCTATCGGTGTGCCGATTAAAGTCCTTCATGAGGCCGAGGGCCACATTGTGACTTGCGAGACGAATACGGGCGAGGTGTACCGGGGGAAGCTCATCGAGGCCGAGGACAACATGAACTGCCAG ATGTCCAACATCACAGTCACATACAGAGATGGCCGTGTGGCACAGCTGGAGCAGGTGTATATCCGTGGCAGCAAAATCCGCTTTCTAATTTTGCCTGACATGCTGAAAAACGCACCCATGTTAAAAAGCATGAAGAATAAAAACCAAGGTTCAGGAGCTGGCCGGGGGAAGGCTGCTATTCTGAAAGCCCAAG tGGCCGCAAGAGGAAGAGGACGTGGAATGGGACGTGGAAACATCTTCCAGAAACGAAGATAA